The Prevotella sp. E9-3 genome has a window encoding:
- a CDS encoding Fic family protein has product MSEKNDKELYFNFDEYIRQGEPSQREAAYAWSTAIGLQAVDGLKTSEYLNDLARRNIEGEITIDEVEQLLNSYYENKTTREADDDDKQEADKASKNIKRILSVKTCDFSTNGYISLHRRIFEGVMKHAGEMRKYDITKREWVLEGDTVSYLNWEDLRRAVDYDIQQERDFSYKGISNDELVAHIANFVSGLWQIHAFGEGNTRTTAVFTIQYLRSLGFNVENDLFAKHSWYFRNALVRAKYKNAIKGIDYSPVFLERFFRNLLLGEQWDLRNRYLHINPPAEWKEQPNLTVPSKQPTSTPTSTPTSTPTSIAYTDNKNIIRLVKALGEEQLSVKVMMEKIGLKDRENFLDYSLNPSMNEGYIRMLYPDSPRHPRQKYLLTVKGLALYNSICHGDS; this is encoded by the coding sequence ATGAGCGAAAAGAACGATAAGGAGCTATACTTTAACTTTGACGAGTATATTCGTCAGGGAGAGCCGTCGCAGCGTGAAGCTGCATACGCCTGGAGTACGGCTATTGGACTTCAGGCGGTGGATGGGCTGAAAACGTCAGAGTATCTGAACGACTTGGCTCGCAGAAACATCGAGGGTGAAATAACCATCGATGAGGTGGAACAGTTGCTCAATAGTTATTACGAGAATAAAACGACTCGTGAAGCTGACGATGATGACAAACAGGAGGCTGACAAAGCCTCGAAGAACATCAAGCGCATACTCTCGGTAAAAACATGCGACTTCTCGACAAATGGCTACATATCCTTGCATCGCAGAATCTTCGAAGGCGTAATGAAACATGCTGGTGAAATGCGAAAGTACGACATTACCAAGCGTGAGTGGGTATTGGAGGGTGACACCGTGAGCTACCTGAATTGGGAAGATCTGCGCAGGGCTGTTGATTATGATATCCAGCAGGAACGTGATTTCAGTTATAAGGGCATCAGTAATGATGAGTTAGTGGCTCATATTGCCAATTTCGTATCTGGACTTTGGCAGATACATGCCTTCGGTGAAGGAAACACACGCACTACGGCCGTATTTACTATTCAGTATCTTCGTTCACTAGGCTTTAATGTGGAGAACGACTTGTTCGCTAAACATTCTTGGTATTTCCGTAATGCACTTGTGAGGGCCAAATACAAAAATGCCATAAAGGGTATCGACTATAGTCCTGTTTTTCTGGAGCGTTTTTTCCGTAATCTACTGCTTGGAGAGCAGTGGGATCTGCGCAATCGTTATCTGCATATTAACCCGCCTGCAGAATGGAAAGAACAGCCAAACCTTACAGTTCCCTCAAAACAACCGACAAGTACCCCGACAAGTACCCCGACAAGTACCCCGACAAGTATAGCTTACACCGACAATAAAAATATTATTAGGCTGGTAAAGGCTTTGGGTGAGGAGCAACTATCCGTCAAAGTGATGATGGAGAAAATCGGCTTGAAAGATAGGGAAAACTTCCTTGACTACTCTCTTAATCCTTCTATGAACGAGGGCTATATCCGTATGCTATATCCTGATTCGCCCCGTCACCCTCGCCAGAAATACTTGCTGACGGTAAAAGGACTGGCTCTTTACAATAGCATATGTCATGGGGACAGTTGA
- the rhuM gene encoding RhuM family protein has translation MEHDTNNIPELQSPFEQLREVDADGKEWWNSRKLARVMGYGKYWNFERVIAKAQAWTSQKGYHLREHFVEITEMAELGSGAVRKVTSIRLSRAACMAVAMNADQKKEMVKAAQQYFSSTMSPDVAVRSMESSVLMYRSGHGKVQVQVIFDTNTFWLSQQRMAELFGIDVRTVNYHLKQIDESGEIHLSDTIRKIRIPSDKWSGEVMMYNLDVVIAVGYRVNSYEATQFRIWATQVLKEYLTKGFVLDDERLKGKNVFGADYFDDLLDRIREIRISERRYYQKITDIYSECSSDYDKDSEETQLFFKTVQNIMHYAVTKQTAAEIIYDRADAERPHMGLTTWKNAPDGRVVKSDVTVAKNYLSEKEVDSLNRLSNAFIDIAEQRAEDHILMTMADWSALLQRYMDLNNRPLLPDAGRVTHEQAVEKALTEYDKFRVIQDREIMSDFDKQLKLLFGDKKD, from the coding sequence ATGGAACATGACACTAACAACATCCCCGAACTCCAATCTCCTTTCGAGCAGTTGAGAGAGGTTGATGCCGATGGCAAGGAATGGTGGAACTCACGCAAGTTAGCGCGAGTGATGGGCTATGGCAAGTACTGGAACTTTGAACGTGTCATAGCCAAAGCACAGGCATGGACTTCACAAAAGGGCTATCATCTAAGGGAGCATTTTGTGGAGATAACGGAAATGGCGGAACTGGGCAGTGGTGCTGTCAGAAAAGTGACGAGCATTCGACTTTCACGTGCTGCATGTATGGCTGTGGCTATGAATGCCGACCAAAAGAAAGAGATGGTGAAGGCTGCACAACAGTATTTTAGTTCAACCATGTCTCCAGATGTTGCTGTGAGAAGCATGGAGTCCTCAGTACTCATGTATAGAAGTGGACATGGGAAAGTACAGGTTCAAGTTATCTTCGACACCAATACTTTTTGGCTTTCACAACAGAGAATGGCAGAGTTATTTGGTATCGACGTTCGTACAGTTAATTATCATCTTAAACAGATTGATGAAAGCGGAGAGATACATTTGTCCGACACTATCCGAAAAATTAGGATACCTTCGGACAAATGGTCTGGTGAAGTGATGATGTATAACCTAGATGTGGTCATTGCAGTGGGGTATCGTGTGAATAGCTACGAGGCTACTCAGTTCCGTATCTGGGCAACACAAGTCTTGAAAGAATACCTTACCAAAGGCTTTGTATTGGATGATGAGCGCCTGAAAGGTAAAAACGTATTCGGGGCAGACTACTTCGATGATTTGCTTGACCGCATTCGTGAGATACGTATCAGTGAGCGACGTTACTATCAGAAGATTACGGACATATATAGCGAGTGTAGTTCTGATTATGATAAGGATTCTGAGGAAACTCAGTTGTTCTTCAAGACGGTACAGAACATCATGCATTATGCCGTAACTAAACAGACTGCTGCTGAGATTATCTATGACCGTGCAGATGCAGAACGCCCTCACATGGGATTGACTACCTGGAAGAATGCACCAGACGGAAGAGTTGTGAAATCGGATGTTACTGTGGCCAAGAACTATCTCAGCGAAAAAGAGGTTGATTCGTTGAACAGGTTGAGCAATGCCTTCATAGACATTGCAGAGCAACGCGCAGAAGACCATATCTTGATGACAATGGCGGACTGGTCGGCTCTCCTACAGCGCTACATGGATTTGAATAACCGTCCTTTGCTTCCAGATGCTGGACGTGTGACTCACGAACAAGCGGTAGAAAAGGCACTCACAGAATATGACAAGTTCCGTGTCATTCAAGATAGAGAAATTATGAGCGATTTCGACAAGCAATTGAAATTATTGTTTGGAGATAAGAAAGATTGA
- a CDS encoding HEPN domain-containing protein: MDVYNFQFAEKYQGFWKIKGSRRRPLAGVLTIKNDVISLEVIGQDVLIKNWAVSYIPVIEGYAFYKDENQKNHDYHFILKGLSFKKHSVFGDHMLNAEYDVRVILVSDKKKLETDRVRSCCIRNGLMDSWVKDITINSYSFEFPPNLQLKYKQSESLVLYQTKSNRIYLYFGYDYNFPDKNGFRLAHKSFLNVEFDGLKHFDESLISLLSIHWLFSLIWNNNSSPEYLCFRTQKGQFLYKESRKYTYKYSLKSGSISTDVTDFDEVAFPELFRKWFLVLESNLSSVESIFESLDNDFMNPSSKIKNYTTAIDGLVKSEKTELVEVEQGCSDLIEKVSGYINKKEAQLLKRFLFKHEPFTLKEKLEKILGDLNSYIELNVEDGFSSKVVNTRNILTHGRIRKKADKIYNKEQYRDLALCLESLVMAYLLQQIGIPSETAKKITGTVSSPK; encoded by the coding sequence ATGGACGTTTATAATTTCCAGTTCGCAGAAAAATATCAAGGCTTTTGGAAAATAAAAGGAAGCCGAAGGAGACCATTAGCTGGTGTCCTAACAATCAAAAATGACGTTATCTCGTTAGAGGTAATAGGCCAGGATGTCCTAATTAAGAACTGGGCTGTCTCATATATTCCGGTAATTGAAGGTTATGCGTTTTATAAAGATGAGAATCAAAAGAATCATGATTATCACTTTATTTTGAAAGGGCTTTCATTTAAAAAACATTCTGTTTTTGGTGATCATATGCTTAATGCGGAATATGATGTCCGTGTCATATTAGTATCAGACAAAAAGAAATTAGAAACAGATAGAGTGCGTAGTTGCTGCATAAGAAATGGCTTAATGGATAGTTGGGTTAAGGACATTACTATTAATTCCTATTCTTTCGAATTCCCTCCAAATCTCCAGCTTAAATATAAACAGAGTGAGTCTTTGGTTCTATACCAAACGAAATCAAATAGAATATATCTTTACTTTGGTTATGATTATAACTTCCCTGATAAGAATGGTTTCAGACTAGCTCATAAATCATTCTTAAATGTAGAATTTGATGGTCTGAAACACTTTGATGAATCCTTAATTAGTTTGTTGTCTATTCATTGGCTCTTTTCACTTATATGGAACAATAATTCCTCACCTGAGTATTTATGTTTTAGGACACAAAAAGGACAATTCTTATACAAAGAAAGTAGAAAATACACTTATAAATATTCTTTAAAAAGCGGTTCAATAAGTACAGATGTTACTGACTTTGATGAAGTGGCGTTCCCAGAGTTGTTTAGAAAATGGTTTCTTGTTTTGGAATCCAATCTCTCATCAGTAGAATCAATTTTTGAGTCATTAGATAATGACTTCATGAACCCATCATCAAAAATAAAGAACTATACAACAGCTATAGACGGTTTAGTAAAGAGTGAGAAGACAGAATTGGTAGAAGTCGAACAGGGATGTTCTGATTTAATAGAGAAGGTGTCAGGGTACATTAATAAAAAAGAGGCCCAATTACTCAAACGCTTCTTGTTTAAACATGAGCCTTTCACACTCAAAGAGAAATTAGAGAAGATTCTAGGTGACCTAAACTCTTATATTGAATTAAATGTTGAAGATGGTTTTAGTTCAAAGGTTGTTAATACGAGGAATATTTTAACTCATGGTCGTATTCGCAAAAAGGCAGACAAAATATATAATAAGGAACAATACCGAGATTTAGCGCTCTGTTTAGAGTCACTAGTAATGGCATACCTGCTTCAACAAATTGGTATTCCTTCTGAGACTGCAAAGAAAATAACAGGAACTGTTTCATCCCCCAAATGA
- a CDS encoding DEAD/DEAH box helicase family protein, with product MPERIRTKLAKLRHSLVLNQYMFSLLGPDANIERLSELLKAPILEGWDEENHSRYSLVLKQYFRNSPIAEKLEEYDEHIFRHTERINKLRKEAIQWKYFQYLSLLFTEAYLDRYFNGREQLLEDLNLFLQGDRSHPNCFNSNPENYNGLEPFIEKDLNKLAYWNATGSGKTLLMHVNILQYLWYYERSDKREGRLNRIILLTPNEGLSNQHLEEFAQSGINAIGFNKDATRHLFEGTHIEVMEITKLSDDKEKNNVTRVDPHEFEGNNLIIVDEGHRGSSGDSWKDYRNTLADGGFTFEYSATFGQSVSAGSDPQKKKQLLNEYAKATIFDYSYKHFYEDGYGKDYNILNLTESLQAGQLNRYLTACLLSFYEQMRLYEEESDIMRPFNIEKPLAIFVGTTVLKSNSKSSAAYKESVSDVISILRFFYSFISNHNTVIEDIRLLMTGQAGLRDEENREIFEDSFRYLRVSDMDANFIYNDMLQRLFKAPTLGANIYVDNLKTTEGEIALRIGSNGEYFGVINVGDSDGLMKKIKEEKDEEGNALFVCTDVDFTNKSPFATINDRDSSINILIGSKKFTEGWNSWRVSTMGLMNIGRGEGSQIIQLFGRGVRLKGYGFSLKRSHKLEGYEHPELPAFINLLETLNIFGVRADYMQKFREYLESEGINKGPEMEPIDLPVLPTVDLEKTKLKYIKVKDGKDFKIDCPHIELKAEEKLKVTLNYYPRLQRLPSQQVGANVTHDYNDEKLEKSYWPYIDWDDVYFELEQFKRSRKWSNLSFTRDSLKKMFEDTQWYTLYILKDDMRPLDFMACVRLWQSLATKLLKLYVDAFYNHRKHEWEAENLETTWLTPDSENFFEEYNILVDKSKEEIVGKLKALKAMLDDAKNEGKIFDLVKEYQGQPYEFDRTNPFKALFLEQHLYQPLLYLKGDEYEDAEKGPLVVIKPAALVPSEKDFIDSLLKFIQNDQGLLNGKSLYLLRNRSKKGLGFFDSLYFYPDFILWIIDGKHQYVTFIEPHGLQHEKGYKSAKIGFFNKLKEEIEQKLHDKDISLDCYIITPTQAEAIEHWGGSILDMNKNHIYFQKEQSDGYMRMIVEKVLNG from the coding sequence ATGCCTGAGAGAATAAGAACAAAACTGGCAAAACTCCGCCACTCATTAGTGCTGAACCAATATATGTTCAGCTTATTGGGACCAGATGCCAATATCGAGCGTTTAAGCGAACTGTTGAAGGCCCCCATTCTTGAGGGATGGGACGAAGAGAACCATTCACGATATTCGCTGGTGCTGAAGCAATATTTCCGTAACAGCCCAATAGCTGAGAAACTGGAAGAATACGATGAACATATATTCCGGCATACTGAGCGCATCAACAAACTGCGCAAGGAGGCAATTCAATGGAAATACTTCCAATATCTATCCCTGCTTTTCACAGAAGCTTACCTTGATCGCTACTTCAACGGTAGAGAACAACTGCTCGAAGATCTCAACCTGTTCCTGCAAGGTGACCGCTCACATCCCAACTGTTTCAATTCTAATCCAGAAAACTATAACGGACTGGAGCCTTTCATCGAGAAAGACCTGAACAAACTGGCCTACTGGAACGCAACAGGTAGCGGAAAGACGCTGCTCATGCATGTGAATATCCTTCAATATTTGTGGTACTATGAACGCAGCGACAAACGTGAAGGCCGTCTAAACCGCATCATCCTGCTTACACCCAATGAAGGCCTTTCAAATCAACATTTGGAAGAATTTGCTCAGAGTGGAATCAATGCCATCGGTTTCAACAAGGATGCCACAAGACACCTCTTCGAAGGCACTCATATAGAAGTGATGGAAATAACCAAACTTAGTGACGACAAAGAGAAGAACAATGTGACGCGTGTTGACCCCCACGAGTTTGAGGGCAATAATCTCATCATTGTCGATGAAGGTCATCGTGGCTCGTCAGGAGATTCTTGGAAGGACTATCGCAACACACTGGCTGACGGAGGTTTCACCTTCGAATATAGTGCTACTTTCGGCCAAAGCGTTTCGGCAGGCAGTGACCCACAAAAGAAAAAGCAACTCTTGAATGAGTATGCTAAAGCGACCATCTTTGACTATAGCTATAAGCATTTCTATGAAGATGGTTACGGCAAAGACTACAACATTCTCAACCTCACAGAATCACTACAGGCAGGGCAACTTAATCGCTATCTTACGGCTTGCCTGCTTAGTTTTTATGAGCAAATGAGGTTATACGAAGAAGAAAGCGACATAATGCGTCCATTCAATATTGAGAAGCCCCTGGCCATCTTTGTGGGAACAACGGTACTCAAGTCGAATAGCAAGTCGAGTGCTGCCTATAAGGAAAGCGTGAGTGACGTTATATCCATCCTGCGCTTCTTCTATTCCTTCATTTCTAATCACAATACCGTTATTGAAGACATAAGACTGCTGATGACAGGACAGGCAGGACTGCGTGATGAGGAAAACCGCGAGATTTTTGAGGACTCATTCCGCTACCTGCGAGTTTCCGATATGGATGCCAATTTTATCTATAACGACATGCTTCAGCGCCTGTTTAAGGCACCTACGTTGGGAGCAAATATCTATGTTGATAATTTGAAGACAACTGAAGGAGAAATAGCATTACGTATAGGTAGCAACGGGGAATACTTTGGTGTTATTAACGTGGGTGATTCCGATGGTTTGATGAAGAAAATCAAAGAAGAGAAAGATGAAGAAGGAAATGCCCTCTTCGTATGTACAGATGTGGACTTCACCAACAAGTCACCCTTTGCCACCATCAATGATAGAGACAGCAGCATCAATATACTTATTGGTTCGAAGAAATTCACTGAGGGTTGGAACTCTTGGCGCGTTTCAACTATGGGGCTGATGAACATAGGCCGTGGTGAGGGTAGCCAGATTATTCAGCTCTTTGGTCGCGGTGTCCGTTTGAAAGGCTATGGTTTTAGTTTGAAGCGAAGCCATAAATTGGAAGGCTATGAGCACCCTGAGTTACCAGCTTTCATCAATCTGCTTGAAACACTCAACATCTTTGGTGTTCGTGCAGACTATATGCAGAAGTTCCGTGAATATCTGGAGAGCGAGGGAATCAATAAAGGCCCAGAAATGGAACCAATAGATTTACCAGTACTCCCAACAGTCGATTTAGAAAAGACCAAGCTGAAGTATATCAAAGTCAAAGATGGAAAAGACTTCAAGATTGATTGTCCACATATTGAGCTAAAAGCAGAGGAGAAATTGAAGGTTACGCTGAACTATTATCCTCGTTTACAGCGACTGCCAAGTCAGCAAGTAGGAGCCAATGTTACGCATGATTACAATGATGAGAAACTTGAGAAGTCATATTGGCCTTATATTGATTGGGATGATGTGTATTTCGAGTTAGAGCAGTTCAAGCGTTCCCGCAAATGGTCGAACCTCTCGTTTACACGCGATTCTTTGAAAAAAATGTTCGAGGATACCCAATGGTACACTTTGTACATATTAAAGGACGATATGCGCCCTCTTGACTTTATGGCTTGTGTACGCTTATGGCAATCACTGGCAACGAAGCTGCTGAAACTTTACGTGGATGCATTCTATAATCATCGTAAGCACGAATGGGAAGCCGAGAATCTGGAAACAACGTGGTTAACACCTGATAGCGAGAATTTCTTCGAGGAGTATAATATTCTTGTAGACAAGAGCAAAGAGGAAATCGTTGGAAAACTCAAAGCGCTTAAAGCAATGCTTGATGATGCCAAGAATGAAGGAAAAATTTTTGATTTGGTGAAAGAGTATCAGGGGCAGCCATACGAATTTGACCGTACCAATCCCTTCAAGGCGCTTTTCCTGGAACAGCACCTTTATCAACCTCTGTTATATCTGAAAGGCGATGAATATGAAGATGCAGAAAAGGGGCCTCTTGTGGTAATTAAGCCTGCGGCTTTGGTTCCGAGCGAAAAAGACTTTATAGATTCACTCCTGAAATTTATCCAAAACGATCAGGGACTGCTTAATGGTAAGTCTTTGTATCTGCTTCGTAACCGCAGCAAAAAGGGCCTTGGGTTCTTTGATTCGCTTTATTTCTATCCCGACTTCATCCTATGGATTATTGATGGCAAGCACCAATATGTTACCTTTATTGAACCTCATGGCCTTCAGCATGAGAAAGGCTACAAGAGTGCAAAGATTGGCTTCTTCAACAAATTGAAAGAAGAAATCGAGCAAAAACTCCACGATAAGGATATTTCACTTGATTGCTACATTATTACGCCAACGCAAGCTGAAGCAATTGAACATTGGGGTGGCTCAATACTGGATATGAATAAGAACCACATCTACTTCCAGAAAGAACAAAGTGACGGGTATATGCGAATGATAGTGGAGAAAGTTTTGAACGGTTGA